ATAGAATTAATTTTTTTTATTTAGTAAGATATCAAACTATTTTAAAGTTTATATTAAAATGTGACGATTTATTTTAAAAAATAGGAATTTAAAGATAATCAAAAGCTATAAAAGCTTTTGATCATCTAATAATTAATTTAGCTAATTAGCAAGAAGCTAAAACAGTCATTCCGGGCTTACTTGAAGTAGCCTTGAACATGGTACTGTAGCCGTAGCTTGAGTATGGAACATCTACCCATGCACCGTTTTGATACAGTTGAACTGATCTGTGTCGTGCTGAGTATGCTGTGCTGTACTGAACTATTCTTGAATGGATACCTGCTGCAGAGAGTTTTCCGTATAGGTATTCACTCATTGCCCAGCAGTCTCCGCTTCCTATTGCTACCATTCCAGCTGCTGTACTGGCTGAGTGACTGTAACCGTATTTAGCACCGCTTGCAAGGATCGCTGATAAAGATGCAGATGATGTTGTACTGGTTTTTTTAGCTGTGCTTGTGCTCTGTTTTTTAGTTGTACTTGTTGTCTCTTTTTTAGTTACACTTGTAGTTGTTGAGCTTGTTTTGTTTACACTAGATTTAGTGGTAGTTGTTGAGCTTTTGGTTACGTTTGTTTTATCTGTTGATTTGACGTTACTAGAACTTGTAGAAGTTCCAAATGCTTCTTCAAATATGTTTACACCGTTTATGTCTTCCATTGCACATGTTGTTTGATTTGCAACCCATCCATCTACGATTATACTGGAATCGTTCTGGAAGTATTTAACTGCTAGTTCTGTGTATGGACCAAATGATCCATCAACGTCTCCAGTGTAATATCCCTGTTCTTTGAGCCATTTCTGTAATTCAACAACGTATGTTCCGTTTGCTCCTATTTTTAAGCCCTTTTCCGTAACCGCATTTACGGATGAGCTTTGTGTTACATTAAAAGTTGTATTTTGGATTTCAGTAGCTGCTGCAAATGGCAACGTACTGAACATCACACATACTGCAACCATCGTTGCATATGTGAGTTTCCGCTTAATTGTACCGCCTCCGATTCTATGACAATGTCATAGGAAAATTTCTTGACCCAGTAGCCCACCTACTATGGTATCGCTTATTTCATAATACAATTTCAGTGCAATATTATGATTTTTTAGTTTTAATACATAATTTAAGTAGTGTATTATGAAAGTTTTTAACCATTTAAGCTATTCTGGGACAGCATTAGTTCACATCAGGATCACATATAAATGTTTTGGTTTTTTTTCAAAAAATCGGCACTCTTATAGCGTATTTTTGAATTTAAGGCATCCTGATAACGTATTTAACAATCGTTTCTCGGGCGAACTCACTGCATTGTTATTTTTAAGAAAATAGCCTAATTTATACTTTATTTCCATAAAATAACTTCATTTAGAGCTTTTGTATCAGCACCTCTGCAGTCCGAAGGGGGTCTCAAATGGTGTGGAATACACGCTAGAGTAATGTCAAATATAAATGGCTTAATAGCCAAATGGAACAAGTAATAGAATTACTAACCTGATTTGAAAGTTTTTAAAGGTTTTTCTAAAATAAGTCATTTCCTTGCTATTTTGCCCTATTTTTGCCTTTAAAATTAGTTAATACTAACTTTACTTTATAACTGAACGTAATATTATATTGTATATATTTAATACTTGAAAATGGACTTTAATCATAAAATCTACTGTGAAATTAAGAAATGTTAAGATGATCATTCTAAAAAGAGAATTATGTGAATTACTTTTGTAATTATTATTAAGGAATATAATATTCAAGAATGTAAAAAAAGAAAGGATAGAGATGCTGTATTAACATCCTATTTCTGTATAAATCTTTTATTCCGGATAAAAATCTTTTAATATGTCTTTAAATTTGGGTGGTTTGTATTCAGGTAGTGCAGTGTTAAGCATCTTGTTAATGGTGTTATCTACTTCGTTAAGGGTTAAAAATCCTGTTTTTCCTGCATTTTTATTGAAATCATTCCATGTGGTCATAATTTGTCCATTTTGGTCGTTGAAGTAAATACAATATACTGAATCGCCACCATCAAAATTATACTTACGCGCTTCTACTTTCCATACGTTTTTTCCATTTAAAGATACTTTAACGGGTTTTGAATTATTATAACAGCTGCCTAAGTCGGCATAGGCTGTTATGATGGATGCGGCGTATTGGGCTTTTAATTCATTGAGAGGTATCCATGAGGATTTTGCGTCTGTTTTTTTGCTTGCACAGTTTTTTGCATTAACAGTAACAGAATAAATGGGTCTATTTTTTTCGCCAGTTACTTTTATAATCCAATATTTATTATCGGGGCTTAATTTAGCGTTAAAATCCATTTTTTCATAATAATAAAACTCACAATCAAAATTATCATCGTATAATTTAGCAATTGAAATAGCTTTATTTTTATCAATTGTAATGGTGTTATTACTATCAATTGAAGATAAATTTGTTTTATTCTTCTCTTGAATTGGTGCTAAGTGTACAGATTGATCATTAATTATATTACTATTATCATTATTATTGCCATATGTGCCATACGTACCATACATCCCTAAAACTAAAAATGCCACAAATAGTAGGCCTAATGCCTTAAAATATTTCATTTTAACACTCTCCTGATTTTTTATTTAAATATAAACTAATAAGCCAAATAAAACAACTATAAGTCCTTTTTATACAAATAATTCATTCTAAAAGCATTTTATAATTGCATTATCAAAGGCATATCAGTTAATATATAATATAAAATGCTCTAATTGATAAACTTTACGTATGAAATTATTAAAACCGGTTAAACACCTTAAAAGTGGATTTAAGCATGATAATACTGTCGAAAATTATGAAATATCTCAAAAAATAGGAATTAAATAATACATGACAAATATGGTACAAACCTAAATTAGCATTATTCACTTGAAAGATAATTCAAATCTTTTAAGCTAATATCTAACTATGCTTTCTTTTTTAGCACAATATAATTTATATAAAAACTAATATTCAAATTTGTTCATTTAAAAAGCTTAATATGGATGTATTACAAGATAGGATTATAAACAGACAAATATGTCAGGTCATATTTGTAATACATAAAAAAAAGAAATTAATTGGTTTTATAATGTAAAGCCGCAATAGCAGCCTGTCCTAAAGATACAGAACCATCTCCAGCGCATGTGTTTTTATGTTGAATAAAATCATATCCATTTTCGGTTACAACATCTTTTATGGTTTTACTTATGGTCTCATTGTAAAATACGCCACCAGTTCCACCAATTACATCCACGTCAGTTTTATCTGCTACTTTTATACCTAATTTTGCAAGGCCTTCAGCAACAGCCCTTTGCGCAGAACATGCAATATCTGTTACAGGCATACCTTTCTTTTTATTTTCTAAAACTGAAAGCAGTATTTTAGATGTGTTAAGTATATACATTTCGTTATGTTTTTTAATTTCAACAGGAATTTCACAAGTATCTGCACCATAATAAGCTACAGACTCAAGTTTCATAGCACATTCACCTTCATATGTTCTTTCACCGCAAATTCCCAGTGCAGAAGAGAGTGCATCAAGAACACGTCCTGTGCTTGTTGTTTTCTGGATATTAAAACCACGTTCAAGCTGTTTTAATATAAGGTCTATTTCTTTTTCGCCGTGTTTGAAATAAGTAACATATTCGTTTTTCATGAGTTTTTTAAGCTCTTCATCCTCATAAAACTCATGCAACATGGCTATAACCATCCTTATAGGATATTTAGTAGTTAAATCTCCACCTGCCATATTTTGGGGCATTAAACTTCCTAAACGATTGTAGTTTTCGCCTGTAACATGCAGTATCTCACCACCCCATGCAGATCCGTCATCTCCATAACCTACACCGTCGGCAGCGATACATATCAATTCATCAATTCCATGATCTACAAATAACGCCCCTGCATGCGCATGGTGGTGCTGGACGCCGAAAACATCACATTCAAACTTTTCACTCAGCTCATGTGCAAGTTTAGTTGTAAAAAACATTGGATGAAGGTCACATGCTACAGCATCTATTTTTTCAACCCTTGTTATGTCTATCATGTAATCTATAGCTTCCTGAAGGTATTTATAAGTTTCATACTTGGTTGTATTGCCGATATGCTGTGATACGTAGCATTTTTTATCTTTAAGAAGAGCAAAAGTTACATCTAGTTCAGGTCCAAGTGCAAGAATGTTTATATCTCCAGCTATATTTGAGAAATCGTATGGTTCTGGCACATATCCTCTAGAACGCCTTATAAAAGCCAAATCTCCAGCTCTAAATCTAATAACCGAATCATCACACCGGTTAATTATTTTTCTATCATGGAGGAGGCAGTAATCTGCAATTCCTTCTATTTTGTTTACAATTTCCTCATTATCTATGAGCATGGGTTCTCCAGGTATATTGGCTGATGTCATAATATAAGCTGGTTCACTGGTTTCCTGGAATAGCAAATGCTGCAGTCCCGAGTAAGGAAGCATTACTCCAAGATTATGGAGATCTGGTGAAACAGAAGGGGCTAAATAGTAGTCACTGTTCTTGTTAAGCACGACTATGGGTCTCCTTCTTGATATGAGGGTCTCCTCTTCAAAATCCCTTACCTCTGCAAATGTTTTTATGGTTTCAATATCTGGTGACATGCATGCAAAGGGTTGGTTCATCCTTCCAAGCCGTTTTCTTAAAGTAATGACAGGATCATCTTCTGTTGTCTTTGCAACAAGATGAGTTCCACCTATTCCTTTTATAGCAAGCACATTCCCTTCATCTATGAGTTTTGCAGCCTCTTTTATTGGATCTTCCACGTTTAAAACTTCATCTTTGTAGAGGAAAACAGAAGGCCCGCATGTGGGACAGCAGGTTGCCTCAGCGTGGTAACGGCGGTCCAGTGGATCTCTATATTCAACCATGCACTCATCGCACAGGGGAAACTCATCCATGGATGTCCGCACGCGGTCATAAGGAATTGATTTTATAACTGTAAAACGAGGTCCGCAATCAGTACATGCGGTAAATGGATATTTGTACCTTTTATTTCCTTGAGTAAGTGTTTCTTCCAGGCATTTATCGCATATTGCAACATCTGGGGGAATTACAGAAGACCCTGAAAAGTCGGCAGAACTTTCAAGGATCATAAAATTATCAAATTCTGGCTCTTCATGAAGACCTAACCATTCTATTTCCAGGTGAGTTATCTTAGATATTGGAGGTTTATTCTGCTTTAAATTTTTTGCGAAATTCTTTATTTCTTCTTTTTTTCCTTCTAGGATAATTTCTACACTGTTTCCAAGATTTCTAACATATCCATTAAGTTTCATTTCATCTGCTATCCTGTAAACTGTTGGTCTAAATCCAACGCCCTGAACGATCCCCTGAACTAAAATCCTGGCTTTTTCCATTTTGTATTCCTCTAAAATATGTTTAATTGTACGGACTATTATTTTAATGAGTTAAATAAAATAAGTTATACATTCAAAATATTAATTTATACTTCGATCTTTATATAGTGAAGTGGACAATATTTAGTGATACCATGAAAGAAATACTTCAAGAACTCATAGATGGAAAGATTTCACTTCAGGAAGCCGAAAAACGGCTTAAAACAATGCAAATTGAAGAAATAGGGGATTTTGCAAAGTTGGACACTGGTAGAGAGGCAAGAACTGGGATTCCTGAGGCCATTTTTGCAGAAAGTAAAGAAGATGAAGATCTTATAAAAATCATACTTAAAGGTGCAGATAACGGCAGGTTAATGGTAACAAAGCTTGAAAGGGAAAGATATGATTTAATAAAGCCTCAAATTAGCATCCTTGAGGATAAAGGCTTTAAATTTGAATACAACAAGCGGGCCAAGATTTTACTTATTAAAAACCATGAAATCGAAAAAGAGGGTAAAATTGGAGTTATCACCGCTGGAACGTCTGATATTCCAGTTGCAGAGGAAGCACGAATAACTGCTGAAGAAGTGGGTTGTGAAGTCTTAACATCATATGATGTGGGTGTTGCGGGAATTCACAGGCTTTTTGCGCATATTAATGAAATGATTGAAGCAGATGTTAAAGCACTCGTAGTGGTTGCTGGAATGGAAGGGGCATTGCCGTCTGTTGTTGCGGGACTAGTGGATGTGCCTGTTATAGGTGTTCCAACATCAGTGGGTTATGGTGTTGGTGAAGGAGGATTTACGGCTCTTTTTGCAATGCTTCAGTCATGCGCTCCGGGAATTGCAGTTGTAAATATTGATAATGGATTTGGTGCAGGAGTATTCGCGGCTAAACTAACTAAGCAAACATTGAAATAGTCTTAAAATCATACTAATATAAAAAATAGTATGGGTTTATAAGCTATGAATAAGTTGATTATGGGCTGTTCGGCTGTAATTGTAATTATTACATTATTTGGAGCTTATAGCTATAGCGCCCATCCAAAAGATACAGTACGCATTGGATATCTGGATAATGACCAACATAGCGCAGCATTAGCTGTTGCAAATGCAAAGGGAATGTTTGAAGCTCAAGGGATGAAAGTGGAACTGCAGTCCTTTAACGTTGGCGCGGATATAGTAATTGCTATGGCTGCTGGACAAATTGATGTGGGATATGTGGGAATTGCACCTGCAACAATGGCTATAGATAAAGGAATGCCACTAAAGATAGTTGGAGCTGTAAATGAAGAGGGCAGCGGCATTGTAATTTCAAAAAATTCAACTATTGATAATTTAACTGATTTTGAAGGGCATACTGTGGTTATGCCATCTAAAGGATCCATACAGGACATTTTATTGAATTATTTACTTCAAGATAATAGTATAAACCCCAAATCAATTGATATAAGGGAAATGCAAACTTCTTTAATGCCTGAAGCTATTCAATCGGGGAGAATTGATGGATATATTGTATGGGAGCCGTATGTCATTCAAGCGAGTTCTGGCGGATATGGAAAAACCTTCATGTATTCTGATGAAATATGGAAAAATCATCCCTGCTGTGTTATAATCGCCAGCAACAATTTCATGCAAAATAATCCAGATAAACTTAGAAAAATACTCCAGATACATCAGAATGCAACTGACTACATTTACAGCAATAGAAATGATACAATTTCAATATTATCAAAACAGTTTAAAATCAGCTTTAATACTGAAAAAGAGGTGCTGGATCATATTAAATTTGTAGTAGTGCCTGATGAAGATTTTATGGATAATAGTTTAAAAATAGTAAGCATTCAAAGACAAAGGGGATATGTGGAGCATAATTTAACTAAGGGTGAAATATTTAACCTTAGTTACTTACCTTCAAAATGATTACAGGTGAGATTACATGAGAAAGATATTAACAGCGCTTATAATACCTGTTTTGATTGTTATAATCTGGTCTCTATTAACTTCATTAAATATTATCCCGGAATATATATTACCTTCACCATCTGAGGTAATGGGCTCATTTTTAGGATTAGTGGGAACTAATGAACTACTTATGGATACTTTAGCAACTCTTTCGAGGGTTATTACGGGTTTAATTATTGCAGCTGCAATTGCAATTCCTTTAGGAATTATTTTAGGATGGTCAAAAAAGGCTGAAAACCTCTCAAATTTAACCATTCAAATTCTAAGGCCGATACCTCCCCTTGCATGGATACCGTTCGCCATGCTCTGGTTTGGACTGGGATTTGAATCCGCTGTTTTTATTATATTTATTGGAACATTCTTCCCTGTGCTTATTAATACAATAGATGGGGTTAAAAGGATAAATAAAGTATTTATAGAATCTGCATATACATTAGGTGCTTCCGAACGTCAAATTTTAACCAATGTTGTAATGCCTGCATCTTTACCTTCAATCTTCACGGGCTTGAGAGTTGGAATTGGAATAGGGTTAATGTGTACTGTAGCAGCGGAAATGATCGCGGTAAAATCGGGTTTAGGTTATTTAATAATGCAGTCCATGAATTTAATAGATACGGGTGGAGTAATTGTTGGAATGATTATAATAGGCATCATTGGATTTTTGATGGATTATTCATTTAGAAAGGCTGAAAATAAGTATGTTTTATGGAGTGGAAACTAAACAATGGGTGAAACATGTCTAAAATAGCTGTAAATAATGTTTCAAAGATATTTGAAAGTAAGGGGACCACATTTAAATCAGTAGAGGATATTAATTTCAATGTTAATGAAGAAGAATTTTTATGTATTCTTGGCCCCTCAGGATGTGGAAAATCCACCATTCTCCGGCTTATAGCGGGTCTGGATAAACCTAGTTCTGGTCAAATTTTAATGGACAATGAAGCAATAATGGGGCCGGGTTGTAAGTGTGGAATGGTTTTTCAGGAATATTCTCTTTTTCCCTGGAGAAGTGTCATTGAAAATGTGGCATTTCCCTTAGAAATGAAAGGAGTTGCAGAAGAAGAAAGGCACAAAATTGCTGAAGATTACCTGAAAATAGTAGGGCTCCAAAATTTTAGAGATTCTATGCCTCATGAGCTCTCAGGAGGGATGAAACAGCGAGTTGCAATTGTCAGGTCGTTAGCAGGGGATCCAGATATACTTTTAATGGATGAACCGTTTGGAGCCCTTGATATTCAAACCAGAAGCCAGCTTCAAAAAGATCTGTTGAATATATGGGAAGATAAGGGTAAAACAATTGTTTTTGTAACTCATGACATTGATGAAGCAATATTTTTAGGGGATAGAGTTATCCTAATGAGTAAAGGGCCTGGAAGAATTTTTAGAATATTTGAAGTTAATATTAAAAGAATTAGAGATACTTTAGCCCCTGATTTTTTACAGTTAAAACAGGAAATAATGAACCTGCTTGAAAGCGGGGACTAATTCAAAAGTTTTATTTTTAGGTTAAAACTTAGAATTTTTTTGAAATTATGTAATTGCGGTAGTTAGTATACAAAAGTACAGTATGTATCTTTCTTGTCCGTACTTAATTTAAATATAATTTAGTCTCAATTAGTACAGTATAGATATCTCGAGGTTGACAAAATTCATTCTGAATTTTGGAACCCCAAAAATAAAAAATTTTTTGAGGTGAAATCCATGCTAGTAGAATTTGATTTACCACACTGGTGCTGCGGCCCTAAAGGGTGCCAGCTAGAAATAGAATACGGCGAATTAATAGACGCAGAAGATGCACACTAGATATAGCAGGATAATAAACTTTAGAATAATTTAAATTTAATCAACTCATTTTTCATTTTTATCTTTTTGTCACTGTTTTAATAGATGAAAACTTGACAAAATTTAAGAAATAAAAACAATAAAATAATACTAATTGAATTTTTAATGTTTATCTTATTAAAATTTTTAATTTGAGCTGAAGGTGATTTTATGGATGTTTTTGAAGCTGTAAGTAAAAGGCGTAGTATTAGAAAGTATAAAGACACTGAAGTTGAAGATGAAAAACTTCAGGATATCCTTGAAGTGGCTAGAATTTCCCCATCTGCTTCTAACCGTCAGGAATGGAAATTTATAGTTGTTAAAGATCAAGAAACAAGAGAAAAACTTGTAGAAGCTGCACACGGTCAGCAGTTTGTCGCTGAAGCTCCAGTTACAATTGTTGCATGCTCAACAGAATCAGAAAGGGTAATGCCTTGTGGACAGCATGCTTATACAGTAGATCTTTCAATTGCAGTATCATTTATGATTCTGGAAGCTACAGAACTTGGCCTTGGAACATGCTGGCTTGGAGCATATGATGAAGAAAAAGTCAGGAATATTTTAGAGATCCCTGAAAGAATAAGGGTCCCTGCAATGTTTACTATAGGATATGCAGATGAAAGCCCACATGCAAGGCCGCGGAAACATCTGGATGAAATTGTAAGCAGTGAAAAATACGTCACTCCTTAAAATCTTTCATTTTAAATTTATTTTTTATATTTAAAATTATATGTTGGACTATTTTTGAGAATTTGCCAGTTGTAATATTAATTCACATAAAAAATCTCTTTTTAATTATAAATTAATTCCATTAAAATCCTTAACATTTTATTTAAGAAGAGATAATAACTTTATTGCAGCAATATATTACTTGCAGATAGTATCTTTAGTAGGGGAATGGCATGCGAAAAGTGGTAAAAGGTAGTTTCCTTAATTTATTTGGCAATGTTCTATTTAGAATAGGCGGCTATTTTTATAGAGTATTAATACAGTATTTATTGGGCGTTACAGGCTATGGTATTGTAAGTCTTGTTCTTCCTCTACAAAATGTTTTGATATTAATTGCTGCTGCAGGTATTCCTCCTGCTGTGGCAAAATACGTGGCAGAATATCACGCTAAAAATGATACTTATATGGTTAAACAGGTTATCAAAACCTCTGCAAAAATCATGGCTGTAATGAGCATTATTGCTACTTTACTTATTTTTTTCCTTGCAGAACCATTAGCTCCATTTTTGCATTGGCAACCTAGTATTATAATTCTTTTCCAGATAATAGGATTTATAACGCCTTTCAGCATAATTTTAGGATTGGTGAGGGGTGTATTTCAGGGTTATCAGGATATGGGCAATCTTCTTTTAACCAGGGCATTTGAACAGATTTTCACGATAATACTGACTGTAAGTCTAATCTTATTGGGATTTTATGTTTTAGGGGCAGTTATTGGTACTATAATAGGATTTGCTATAGCTGCAGTTCTTTCGCTGCTACTTTTTAGGCAAAAAATATGGAAAAACATCAAGGATGCAAAAAAAAGTTTAGGACATATTAATGAATATGGGCTGGCTAAAAAGCTTTTGATATTTTCATTACCTGTTACTGTAGTTGGATTGGCTGAACTGGCATTATTTGATACTGGGACCTATATTATCAACATATTTTTGAATGAAACCTATGTAGGTTATTACAATATTGTCAGCCCGGTCTCGAGGATTCCGCTTATAATTTCTTCATCCATTGCAGTTGCTATACTTCCTGCAGCTTCAGAAGCTTTAAGCCTTAAAAATAACCATATAATTCAAAAATATGTAATATATTCTTACAGGTACCTGATTCTGGTTCTTCTCCCTCTCTGTGCACTCGTTATGCTTTTTTCCCAGCCGATACTTGCAATTATATTTCCAAGGGCTCCACTTGCTTATCTTGTTGCAGGCAATGCACTGACTATTTTAATAGCTGCAATGTCATTTTTTTCTATTTATATAGTGTCATCAAGTATATCTCAGGGATTGGGAAAACCATATTTGCCAATGTATTTTTTAATTTTGGGAAGTATAGTTAACCTGGTTTTAACATGGCTGCTCGTTCCTTTATATGGTTTAACTGGTGCAGCAGCAGCTACAGCAGTCGCCACATTTATAATCATGGTATTTTCAGTGTGGAAAGTTCTTGAGACAAGCAATACTCAATTGCCCTATGTCAATCTGGTTAAAATATTATTTGCATCAGTTTTAACTGGTTTAATAATTGGATTAATTCCTAAAACAGTTATGGGGCTATTAGCTGCGCTTTTAGTCTTTTCATTTATCTATTTATTTAGTCTGGCATTTATGGGTGCTTTAGAAAAAAGAGATTTAAATCTTTTAAATAAAATTGGGTACCGTTTAGGTCCGTTATCCGGAATATTTATGAAAATGAATAGATTTCTGGAAAGATTTGTTAAATAGGGATAAATTTTTTATTTTCTTCCATGTGGGCAAACATAAATGCATAATCCGCAGACAGCCCAATCCTCACCTTCATCAGCATTATAAAGATATTCCTCACATTTTCGGGCATCATACCTTTCTTCCCGAGCTTCGTTTTCTCTAAATGGTTCTCCTGTAAAAGCGGATACGGGACATATTTCCACACATTCGTCGCATTCCCCACATTTTGTGTCCATAGGCTCTCCAGTTATGGTAAGAGGCGCATCTGTGAGTACAGTAGCCCACCTGACTCTGGGCCCTGCTTCGGGAGTTATGAGTAAACAGCTTTTACCAATCCAGCCGAGCCCTGCTAAATTTGCAGCTAATTTATGTGAAAAGACAGCACATATCCTTTCATTGTCAAAGCGTTCTGATGCAGGTACTGGAAGTGCTTTGTATCCTTCCTGCTGTATAATACTTCCTAATTTTGATGTTAAAAGATCAAGACGTAGATTTGTGATGTCGTAGGCATGGCGGTAATTAACTGCCACAGCACGGTTATCTCGATTAGGTAGTTCATCAACGATGGTTTGAGGCAGTCTAATACCTATAGAAATTGCTTTAGGATATTGGGTGCATATTTCGCCACCCTGATCTGTGATTGCTTCTTTTGCACGCGACAGGTCTGCAACACCAAAAAAATCAGCACCTTCGTGTTCTGCCATAATTCGGATCTGGTAATCAAGCTGCATAGTTTTCCCTCATTATTTATTGGACTGCTCTAAAATTATATGTTTTGGGAAGAAATTGTAGCGGCTGTAAAATGCGAGCGTATTTTCATTACCTGCTGCTACCATGATTCTTTTAGTTTCTACGCCGTTTTGATTCATCCAGTTAAGCGAACGTTTCATAAGAGTATCTCCAATACCTGAAGATCTATATTTATCATCTAAATATATTGAATCTACTTCTCCTATTTTTTCATCTGAAATAGAGCTTATACAGTATCCAATAAATTGTTTAGATGTTTCATTGTAGGCAGTATCTATTCTTAAAATTCCATTTTCAGATTTCTTTAATAAATCTTCTTTTCTTTCTTGAAATGTAAACTCAACGTACCTTTCTGGGAAATAGGGGGATAACTCTCTATGATGATCCCTTAATCTTTCCCATAACGGTTTGATCAAATTTATACTGTCTTTTTCAAGTTCCACATAACTTATATCCATATTGTACCTCTTGCCAGTTTTAGTGTAG
The DNA window shown above is from Methanobacterium veterum and carries:
- the hypF gene encoding carbamoyltransferase HypF, whose translation is MEKARILVQGIVQGVGFRPTVYRIADEMKLNGYVRNLGNSVEIILEGKKEEIKNFAKNLKQNKPPISKITHLEIEWLGLHEEPEFDNFMILESSADFSGSSVIPPDVAICDKCLEETLTQGNKRYKYPFTACTDCGPRFTVIKSIPYDRVRTSMDEFPLCDECMVEYRDPLDRRYHAEATCCPTCGPSVFLYKDEVLNVEDPIKEAAKLIDEGNVLAIKGIGGTHLVAKTTEDDPVITLRKRLGRMNQPFACMSPDIETIKTFAEVRDFEEETLISRRRPIVVLNKNSDYYLAPSVSPDLHNLGVMLPYSGLQHLLFQETSEPAYIMTSANIPGEPMLIDNEEIVNKIEGIADYCLLHDRKIINRCDDSVIRFRAGDLAFIRRSRGYVPEPYDFSNIAGDINILALGPELDVTFALLKDKKCYVSQHIGNTTKYETYKYLQEAIDYMIDITRVEKIDAVACDLHPMFFTTKLAHELSEKFECDVFGVQHHHAHAGALFVDHGIDELICIAADGVGYGDDGSAWGGEILHVTGENYNRLGSLMPQNMAGGDLTTKYPIRMVIAMLHEFYEDEELKKLMKNEYVTYFKHGEKEIDLILKQLERGFNIQKTTSTGRVLDALSSALGICGERTYEGECAMKLESVAYYGADTCEIPVEIKKHNEMYILNTSKILLSVLENKKKGMPVTDIACSAQRAVAEGLAKLGIKVADKTDVDVIGGTGGVFYNETISKTIKDVVTENGYDFIQHKNTCAGDGSVSLGQAAIAALHYKTN
- a CDS encoding nitroreductase family protein, with amino-acid sequence MDVFEAVSKRRSIRKYKDTEVEDEKLQDILEVARISPSASNRQEWKFIVVKDQETREKLVEAAHGQQFVAEAPVTIVACSTESERVMPCGQHAYTVDLSIAVSFMILEATELGLGTCWLGAYDEEKVRNILEIPERIRVPAMFTIGYADESPHARPRKHLDEIVSSEKYVTP
- a CDS encoding ABC transporter permease, whose product is MRKILTALIIPVLIVIIWSLLTSLNIIPEYILPSPSEVMGSFLGLVGTNELLMDTLATLSRVITGLIIAAAIAIPLGIILGWSKKAENLSNLTIQILRPIPPLAWIPFAMLWFGLGFESAVFIIFIGTFFPVLINTIDGVKRINKVFIESAYTLGASERQILTNVVMPASLPSIFTGLRVGIGIGLMCTVAAEMIAVKSGLGYLIMQSMNLIDTGGVIVGMIIIGIIGFLMDYSFRKAENKYVLWSGN
- a CDS encoding ABC transporter ATP-binding protein, with translation MSKIAVNNVSKIFESKGTTFKSVEDINFNVNEEEFLCILGPSGCGKSTILRLIAGLDKPSSGQILMDNEAIMGPGCKCGMVFQEYSLFPWRSVIENVAFPLEMKGVAEEERHKIAEDYLKIVGLQNFRDSMPHELSGGMKQRVAIVRSLAGDPDILLMDEPFGALDIQTRSQLQKDLLNIWEDKGKTIVFVTHDIDEAIFLGDRVILMSKGPGRIFRIFEVNIKRIRDTLAPDFLQLKQEIMNLLESGD
- a CDS encoding peptidoglycan-binding domain-containing protein; this encodes MFSTLPFAAATEIQNTTFNVTQSSSVNAVTEKGLKIGANGTYVVELQKWLKEQGYYTGDVDGSFGPYTELAVKYFQNDSSIIVDGWVANQTTCAMEDINGVNIFEEAFGTSTSSSNVKSTDKTNVTKSSTTTTKSSVNKTSSTTTSVTKKETTSTTKKQSTSTAKKTSTTSSASLSAILASGAKYGYSHSASTAAGMVAIGSGDCWAMSEYLYGKLSAAGIHSRIVQYSTAYSARHRSVQLYQNGAWVDVPYSSYGYSTMFKATSSKPGMTVLASC
- a CDS encoding ABC transporter substrate-binding protein codes for the protein MNKLIMGCSAVIVIITLFGAYSYSAHPKDTVRIGYLDNDQHSAALAVANAKGMFEAQGMKVELQSFNVGADIVIAMAAGQIDVGYVGIAPATMAIDKGMPLKIVGAVNEEGSGIVISKNSTIDNLTDFEGHTVVMPSKGSIQDILLNYLLQDNSINPKSIDIREMQTSLMPEAIQSGRIDGYIVWEPYVIQASSGGYGKTFMYSDEIWKNHPCCVIIASNNFMQNNPDKLRKILQIHQNATDYIYSNRNDTISILSKQFKISFNTEKEVLDHIKFVVVPDEDFMDNSLKIVSIQRQRGYVEHNLTKGEIFNLSYLPSK
- the larB gene encoding nickel pincer cofactor biosynthesis protein LarB, which codes for MKEILQELIDGKISLQEAEKRLKTMQIEEIGDFAKLDTGREARTGIPEAIFAESKEDEDLIKIILKGADNGRLMVTKLERERYDLIKPQISILEDKGFKFEYNKRAKILLIKNHEIEKEGKIGVITAGTSDIPVAEEARITAEEVGCEVLTSYDVGVAGIHRLFAHINEMIEADVKALVVVAGMEGALPSVVAGLVDVPVIGVPTSVGYGVGEGGFTALFAMLQSCAPGIAVVNIDNGFGAGVFAAKLTKQTLK